The genomic interval ccctgtagatatagtccccctgtagatatagtccccctgtagatatagtccccctgtagatatagcccacccctgtatatagtccccctgtatatagtccccctgtagatatagtccccctgtagatatagtccccatatagatatagtccccctgtagatatagcccccctgtagatatagcccccctgtagatatagtccccctgtagatatagcccacccctgtatatagtccccctgtagatatagcccaccactgtatatagtatcccacaaatagctccccctatagtgctccacagaaagcccacccctgtatatagcccccctgtacataaagtccacccctgtatatagtgctccacagatagcccacccctgtatataggatatacaggggtgggctatctgtggagcactatatacaggggtggactatatgtacagggggctatatacaggggtggactatctagtggagcactatatacaggggtggactatatgtacaggggggctatatacaggggtgggctatctgtgaaacactatatacagggttgggctatctgtgaagcactatatacaggggtaggctatatctacaggggggctatatacaggggtgggctatatctacaggggggctatatacaggggtgggctatctgtggagcactatattcaggggtgggctatatctacagggggctatacgtggagcactatatacagggctgggctatatctacagggggctatatacaggggtgggctatctgtagagcactatagggggagttatttgtgggacactatatacaggggtgggctatatgggggcactatctatagtgggctctatggcaggcactatctacagggggcatggtgtgtgtgtgggaaaccgtgcatggtgctattataaatagaggtgcagtgtatggcgctattatatttaggggcgtagtgtgtggtataatgagaactttatctttatttataggtgcagaaatgttggaaaagtgagaagctgaagacatgtgagcggcaaactgcagaaatgggctgtgaccgggagaagtcatcatagaggtctggatcggagggAGAACAgagctagaatctgagacgtcaccggtgagtcacttaatgtaaatgtttattctgcctctaatcagcactgtagtcactgtatgatctgcatcgagatgattatgataggatttattttttgtgaaacagcaactcccagcatatccttatcatttttcgggtcatgctgggagctgaagttttacgccatacaaacctatacagcaggggtcgcactaaattgagctgtatttgtgctggtgctgtatatatgtactgagctcggttctggtgttgtgtatagaaccattttgcttgtaaaatgtacaaatatttttatgctcgcgttacataaaaagaaatgacacgtcgattggtagagaaaacaaacacggtgagggggaaggagatgtcgggaaagaggttggggggcgccaaactgaatctttgccccgggggctggagaacctagctacgcctctggcatcCTGTGCTGATTCATTGGTTACTATAGCTTTATGGCAGTCGGAGCTCcaattttctgatacagagttcaAATCCCCAGTACAGCTATAAAGTTAATTCTGAATTTCTGTCTGCTGCAGTCACTTAGgcacttactgcatactgttttattatcaaGTTCAATGTATAAGAACTACCTGACAAAATTGTAAAAACAGTTACCATACCTTCATGAGATATTTGTTCAATCACTGAGATTATTGGCTCAGTATAAACGGCTTCCTAGTGAGATTGTGTTGGGATAGTACTTTTAAacatctgaacaagcagagctgcagtataaagtaTGAAGGAAGGACAGATTTGCAGCCTGAGTCGCTCACGAGTCAGAAGGCTTGTTTCAGACTTCCTTTTCAGCTTAACTACCATGCAGCTAAGGCTCTGTTCGCATCTGCATCAGAGGCTCCaagcctctgtcgcagattctgTCAAACGGTCAACACGACACATCCGGCACTGCTTCATGGTTTCCGTTGAATTGCAGATGACATAtattagtctgatcctgcagttatactcCTTTTTATCTGTCCCCTAATTTTTACTAACGTAGTTTTGGTAAGTTAGCAAAGAGTGGAGGACAGATGAATAAACATAGTAtggaggatcagactacatagggttcatttgtagtctgttaccatggaaacatataTCGGTCTGATTAGTTACTGTAGATACAAAATgatagatttttaattaagagtatttacaaagttgcttcattttcgaAGCATTGgaactatataaaaataaaattgttgcgAAGCTGGTCATAACCTTTAAACTTTCCAATAAAGGAAGTGAATCTGTTAAAATTCTCTAAGAATTACATAAACATATGACTTAAAAATGCCCTGTCGTCCTGCTACGCCTATAAATGTTCATCCTATGCATCCCCCCCTAGCGTGTTATAAAATATTAGACTATAACTTACTAGTCCAAGCCCTATGTTTGTCCAGAGAATTTAGCTGAATCAACATTTTCCATCAGCTTCCTTTATGCTTTCTACAGTTTTTCTGATGTTATATTATTCACAGGAAGTATGAGGAAGCAAATGGACAAGAGATAGGATATGTGATACAGAGGTGAGCATAATCCTTCATACAGAAGACAATAAGAGACAGAGAAGACATAGCGTgctgtcaatggaaaaaatgaAGAATTTTTATGAGCGATCATTGGATGAATCCAACACaggtaactaaaaaaatatatacataatgtaAATGATTGTAATAGTGGGAACCATGGATAGATATTGTGTCACGGGTATAAATAGGAGTTAATCACTGGAGAATGGCATTTATTACATTCTTGGACTTTTGGGGTTTGTGGAATGGTCTGTTTCAGTCTTTTATAACTCATCAGTGCAGAGCAAGGACTTGGTCAACTGTGGGAATACTATCAATAGAATACTGAGACTACTTAGAGGGAACCAGCAACAATGTTTGACTTTTACATGGCTTACGAGATCCTTGCTGATGAGGTCCACAAGATTGAAACAAATTTGTCGGTACTTAAATTGAGTTCTATGACTTCAACATAGTGTTGAAAATGGCACAGGCTGTCATCCAATTTTCAGCAAGTAACCTGCTGTACTGGCATTACAACTATCTGCAATTCTAATATATGTAACTAAACTCTTATTTATAGGCTTCCACATGTCATGTGGTGATACAATACTGTGCCATACATTCTAAATTTAGTTGGTCTGCTTAGTTCAGCTTATCATGGTCAGTCTCTGAATGGATCATTCTGACCTTTTGGTGGTATATTTGCTGTATATGTCTATAAAAAGATCAAATTCTTATCTTTTAAATACCCCACTGATATTTTGTAGTCCCCCACCAGTCTTTATTTACTATGCCGCAATAATGATATGTTCTACTCATCAGATATCTGATTCTTGAGAGATAATTTCCCATCAGTTACCATTACCAGGTTACACACACGGTTGGGGGTTCCGAAGGTTCTCCAAGCTCAAAAGTGTTGGATGTGCATGATGCCATTTTGAATTGGGTGCTTGCTTTTGACCACAGTAACAAAGACAACAAATAGTTCAAGACTTCAGTAGAGAACACTGGAATTTGATCAATTGTGTTCATTTGTATATCTGATGCATTCAACTTGTCTCAAGGGACTACAAATGTAGCTACCAATATAGTCACTACCGATATAGTTCTTGCAGTTGTTGACACCCAGTTTTCCAAGAGTCCTGGACTACAAAGTTCTCTATTTTATCCAGAAATACAATCCCCCTTATCTCTGCATAACTGGGCAGATCAAAGAATCCGGGGAAAATGGGTGAAACCCCGAATAGAGCATCAATTACATAAGAAAGAAGGGAAAAACTACACTGAAAAGGGTGACTCAAACTTGGATGTGGGACTAAACCCTTTTATTTTTGCAATTGCAGATAACCTTTGGAAACCTCTAATATATTGTAATTTATCTGCTATTATGTGTTCATCCAAAGAAATATTCTGTTATTTTCTGATGTGTATTactttttcctatttttaactGGGAGTTTTCTTTCGTTCAATGAAAAGAGCTCTTTAATTCTTTTACTGATCATTTTCATCATGGCCTGACAATATTAACCTATTCAATTCCATCTACGGCATGAATGTCAATGCTGTAGGTTCAATTGAACTTCCTGATCTAACCCCTAACCATGTatctccttccttccttccttatcATGATCACTCAATCACATTTTTCTTCTAACCTAGGTCACTTTATAGTTGTATTCCTTTTTTTCTGTCTGTCATCATCTTAAAGAGTTTTCGGAGACTATAAAAAGTTGTTGCAGTTAGATTGCAGGTAAGGGATTGCACAATGGTTTCCTATGACAAATTGGCGTAATTGTCGAGGGCTATAAGGCATCATATGGCAGGTGATCCATGATAAGTAAGTGGCACCTGGCAAATTAGCAGTTATTGTTCTGCTATGTAAACCTAAAAAGTGGGCCAAGGAGCCTCAAAATGGACTATGCCCCTTTCCCCAAACACACTTCGACCTCACACCTCCTGGTCATGGGACAAAGACATGAGGGAAAATCCCAGGCCTTAAAAGTGTCTGACCACAGCAACATGAATTCATGTGTAGAGGAGACGTGGTTTAGCATGGTTCTTAGTCCCATAGCATTGGCATGACCAGTCTCTGTAACAGGCTCGTCTCTCAGGCTCATATACTACAACCATTAGTGAGTTGTCATATAGAAGATAACATGTAACTCAAAGAGTTTATTCCAATAGCCAATGGAGTCAAGAATTCATATGTAAGTCATTGGTTACACACATGTGTAGACAAGGCCTATGGTTTTTGGggcagattgggggggggggtggtaattATATTGATGTGCCTTAATATAGTTCATAGCTTAAACCTCTATGTGCTCAAATGCAATCATTACGTTTTCAAAGCCAGAAACCAGAATTCAACTAAATCCATCAATAGATGTCAATACTTCCCCTGCTTTAGGGTCAAAGGTCCAGCAGTCAACCGTATAGAAATAGAAACTCTGTAGAAGTACAAGACATGTGCCTCCTATTATAACCTTGTTCTTCCTTCATTTTATCCCTTCTCTTTCCTTCCTATCATTTCCACAATGCTCTTATCATCACTGCTTCTGAGCAGCTCAATGAACTTCCGCCTTCATGTGACATCTAAGTCACTCCGCCTTTTGAAAGTGATATCCTATTTTTGCTTAGTATGTTATTTTTAGTTATGTAAAGGCCCCTCACCCCTGAGACAGACCTTAAGACCACTAAATGTCTTAGATATATTGCTTGACAACTTATAATGATGCATCTGCTACTCTCAAGGTTCCTTCAAAACATTTTCTGTCGTCATGTCCCATATTCCAGAACATAATGCTAACTGGTTAAACTAGAATAGTGGATGTAAAAGTAAACCaagaatataaaagaaaaaagtaatacTTGTGTCACAGAGCCCATGGGATTTTCTGACACGGGGCCAGCAGAGGGTGGGGTAAACCCACCTAGTCAACAAGGGAATTGAAGCAGGGCTAGACCAGGGAGTGGAGTCTAAGTGGACCCCTGGTCTTCAACCcttaacccctgtacagggatctggactttgctACAGGGGAATCCCAGGCGCTACCCCCAGAatagtctcccttggtgacggcCGACGTAACAGGTGTAGTGTCTAATAGCGTAGTCAGGTGTAGCAAATGGTCAAGACGGTTGGCAGGGGTTCATCACAGGTAACGTAGCAAATGGTCAAGACAGACGGCAGAGGTTTGTTACGGGTAATgtagcaaaaggtcagggcaggcgtcaGTCAAGGATGTTCAAAGACACAAGCTAAGGTCAATACACGGGAATCCAAGAATGAAATAGCAGAGGTATACTAAGAAAACTTAGGAACATTAAAtagaaccaaattgctctggGTGGAAAAAAGGACCTTAAATAACTAGTGAAAGCTGGGTATTTAATTTTGGCGCGCTAAACGTTTAAGAAAGCAAGGGCCAGCGCGCTGCACTAGGACCAACAGAGGCCGAAGCAGTAGAGCCGCGCCAGCTAGGAACTAGAAGCCACTGAGAGCTGGTAAGTAAAGGATGGCAGGGAGCGGCAGCTATGACAATTTGTAAGATTGATGAGGAATTTCACATTACTGTAGGAGAAGATAAAGTAACTTCTTACATTATTCTCATCTATCACCATGTCAAGTCAATCTCAAAGTCAATAGCCGATTCTGCTTTTAAGTATATCATCGTGGTTATTGAAGTTGAAAAATATCAAGATCCttcaatttcaacctgttttaatCATTAAAGGGGAAATAGAACACAAAGTGATCTTCTGGCATCGTGAAGACATCTCAGACAATTACATCTGTGGAGTCTGTAAGCTTGGAACATCCCAAATTCTTGGTGGTGCTCAAAGAACGTGGAGACGCTGTGTAAGAAGGCCTGGCATGTAATCCTACATCTCCCTGGCAActtcccctggcaaaatcagctgcGGCGGGAACCTGTCTGCATGGGGTTGTCTCTgttgagacaacctctttaaatgttGATCTAGTCGGGGAGAAGCATAACCCCCTCAGTGAGCTATCTTTGCCCTTGGTATAGAAAAAATAACTTGTTTTCAACTATACATTTGTTCAGATTAATTCCCTGGATCAATTACCTCATAGCAACAATTCCTCTGAACTGGGCTAAAGGGTTTGAGCACTCGGTAGAGTTTTTTAATCTCATAAATAAGTGGTAGCCCGGTTTTCAAAGGCTGTAATACAATAAGTAGTATAACTGTACTAAATGTGGCCATGTAACAGCCTTGTGAAAGCTGCTGTAGGTCGTGTTGACAGACTTGGCCAATGTGATCTTCTTgcatgtatctatgacatatcagatgCTCATTTTGACTGGTTTCCCCTGTAAATTTGTACTTATCTCCTGTACCTAAGTTCCCAAGtatatagaaaaatataatttgtatagGCGCGCACAGAATTTGTTATTTGGTACAATTTAACAGGATGTTGCAATTCATTATGTATGATTTTCACAAATAATCTTAATTATCACTATCAAATAATCTGAACTAGGAGGAAAGTGACATTTTAGCACTGCTACATTTATATAACTATGACTTGAACCTATGTCTTCTTTTCATTTCCCCTAGATATGGACTTATCTTCATCTAACCTCAATGAAACATTTTTTAGCCACACAGGTGAGAACAAACCAAAAGATACTTTTCTATACAGATTTATGCCTTATTCAGACAAGTGTTGAAATAGTTGACgcccgttttttttaatggccatcacagtgctgcatgtatttctatggggctgttcacaggGCTGTTGTTTAAGCCGGCCGTATGAACGGCCTGTAAAAAAATTCATCTGAAAATCAACAAacacatggaggcattcctcccatGGTATGTTACACACTCAGTGTTAGGGAGAGTCATTCCTCTCAGAATCAGCAGCcacatggaggcattcctcctatagtacatcacacactcagtattagaaATAGTCCGCTCTTAATAAAATGATTCAGAGAGGAATATCTCTAATACTGAGGGTgtgatatactgtgtatatatatatatatatatatatatatatatatatatatatatatatatatatatatatatatatatatatgtgcatatatttgatatactataggaggaatgcctccatgtgtCTGCTGACGAAACGCCTCAACGGCacacagacggtgatgtgaacacagccttagtaaATGAGGGCCAATAAGGTTGTACAATTAGAGTAACTTCATAGATTTACATTTGATTCTTGTAATTTTGTTTTGAATACtgtttcttttcattttttttaaacaggagGACATACAAGGAAAAGCCATGGCTGGATGGCACTAGCCATAGTAGTTACCCTGGGCATCATATTCATCCTTTTGGGCATCCTCACTGGAATTCTGTTCGGACATTGTAAGTATTAAAAGTGAAGATATATGATAGGGGTGTACATACCATTGGTGGGACAAACACTTTTGGTGCTAAAGAGTTTGATGTCTAGTTTGTTGGGGCTTctggcagtggcataactaccgccatagcagccatagcggctgctacagggcccacagcatgagggggcccgttctGCCTGCAGGCACGGCCCCCCCATACTCGGTGGCTTCTACAGtggtagcaacgccacattcaatattAACTGTGTCCTTATGACGCAGATACTGTtggacactatggcagagcagggaggtatctccatgctctgccatttacttggCCACAtttgcatgatgacgtcactggatcacgcctacgcaaggatcccattgGCGTTGTGAAGCAGCTCTGTTCGtcacgggaacggggcctaggtgagtacaattatttagatttatttgtttggggggcactgcctacaggagggaggtggggggctgtatggcactatctacaagggggtggtggggagcactgtctacaagggagaggtgggggacactatctacaaaggggaggtgggggcactatctacaagggggatgttggggtactacctacagggggctgagtggcactatctacaatgggggtcgTGACACTATCTAtgcgggggactgtatagcactgtctacaaaggggctgtatggtagaatctacagggggcactgtatggcacaatctaaaggggggctgtatgtcataaTCTaccgggtggctgtatggcactatctacaagggggctaaatggcaccatctacagggggctgtatggcactatctacaggggggctgtatgaaaaaatctacaggggggctgtaaggcacaatctacagggggcactatctacaagggggcagtgtgtggcacctaAAGTAATGGAGGCACCTGCATCCTAGTTCTCGGATTCCCCTGACTATTTCTCCCTCATGTTTTAAGCTTTGTATTTTATTATCATGTGTCTGCACATCAGTCGACAGGAATTTATGCCTTTTCTTCCATTTCCAGATTCAACTTTGAACAATGAACTCTCAGttctaaaatataatggtaactaCCTAAAGACTGATAAACTATTATGTGGTTGAACatcatgttatattgtaatatttcatagTATCATTTCAATCTAAGTATTAACAAATATTCATAAaaaggtaaaaacattccaaaaCAAACCAGAACCGTCCAAACAGGATGGAAACATCTTAGAGGGAGGCCCCAACACTCAATATACCTACATCATGGAAAGTAAAAATGAAAGGGGTATAGAATGGAAGGGAGTGGGCATTCTCAACTATCCTGGGGGTTAAAAATGAGAGAACTAAGTGGGAGGGGCATTAGGGTAAACGTGAAAACCAACATGGCTGAACTCCCTGTTTTACCAAAATGGCTACCACAATAAAATGAGTATGGCTTGTACAATTGTATAATACAGTAAATGGTACCCCCCATCTACCCTTAGTATTGCACAAATTATATAACTGTTGTCAGGGCATCCAAAATAACCACAGTTGTTATCTCTATGGGCTATCCTCagaacctggggggggggggggggggtcagacatCCTGAAAGTGTTGGATGGTGTTGAGGTCAGGTCTCTGGGCAGCCACATTAGTTCTctttggaccttgctttgtgcactgggacacagtcatgctggaggaggaaagggtcttccccaaactgttcccacaaagttggagtactttgcagtaggcactatgcattctggtaggtagcgttctcctggcatccgccaaacaCAGATTCCTCGCCAAACCCCTGATTCATTACTCCAGAAAACATGTTTCCAATGCTCCAGAGTCCATTGGCAGAGAAAGGCTGTATTAAAGCTGAAACACTGTGTGTCTGCAATAAATGCACTTTTTCATTGAGCAAGTAAGTGCAGCTCCATTTTTTGCTTCTACAGTACATTAGATATATATGTGGATGAGACGGACCAAGTCCGCAAGGAGGCGTGCAGCACGTTATTTAAAATGTTGCTGTTCACGTGCTATCCACTTCTTATACTTCTTCTAACAACAGAGCATGGGCTGTTTTTACGTGTCACGCACTTCAGCACTCGGCAGTCCCGTTCTGTGAGTTTGCGTGGTCTACcgctttgtggctgagctgttggTACTTCAGAtgattccacttcacaataatagcacttacagggaaTCTAAGGCAGATCAGaactttcacaaactgacttgtgtcaaaggtggcatcctatgacagtgccacgtcTAAAGAAACTGAGCTCTTCAGTGTCATCCATACTTCTACTAAAGTTTGTCcagggagattgcatggctgtgtgcttgatttttaatgcacctgtttgcaagtgGTGTTGCTAAAACACCTGAACTAAATAATCaggaggcaggggcgtagctatagggggtgcagaggtagcagttgcatccggagcctgagggggcccaaaagcccttTAGCCGCataggaagacaccagtattataaatgatatatggtaagTGGGGGCACTGGTATAGATTTTTCATTGGGGCCGAGggacttcaagttacgcctctgttaGGAGGGATATCCACAATACTTTTGGCGATATAGTGTACTGTAGCACCGAGCACTTTACAATGATGTAAAAAAACAAGTGTAAAATTTACATACAATAGTAGAGAAAGCCCTGCCCACATAAGCTAACAATTTAAAGGgtgcacagtatattgccaccaaaACTACTGATAAGTAAAAATGGAGTCGTTGTCTATAGAAATTAATGAGATTCCAGCTctcagttttttttagaaaacagaAGAAGCAATCTAATTACACCCGATTTAATAAATCTCCCACAATGTGCCTGCATGGATATTGTGCCTTCTATCATAGAGTACAAGGGCAAAAACTGACAGTCTCTCTTCATTGTTCCTCTTTTCCAGTTTCAGATCCAGTTTTAAAAAATGACATCACGGGGCTCTGGAAATCAGGTAATTACATCATACTTACCAATATCTAAATGCCTAAAATTAGGATATTTTAAACTCCGTCCCGTCCACCTGTGTACCGCcaaaatgcccatgaacaattctTTGCATAAACCCTGCCTTTTTTTCCAATGTGGTTCGCAGGATTGTGCCAACAAAATCAGGAGGATTGGCAAGTATTTTACATGAACACTAAGGCCTGCTACAGGGGTGCAACGGTAGCAGTTGTACCCTGGCCCTGGTGCCCGAGTGGGCTAAaaggcaccagtattataaatggcatattGTAGGTGGGagacctttttacaaattttgtacTGAGGCCCAGGCGTTTCAATTTATTCCTCTGATTTTCATCTTTAAGGTGTAGTCTTTACATATCATAGTTGTTTCTGGTTTTCAGCATTTGTATACACTTACattttctgatttcttttctcagtTTCCAACATCATGGGCGATCTGTCAAAGTTAAAAGACAAAGGTAATGTTAACACAAGATATACATCACTGCTGCTCTAAGCAATTGGAATACCTCTGCTTCAGCTGTAAGAAAAGGCCTTTTTGACCTTGTGTAAGGTCACCATTCTGTGGTGACACGAGGGCCACCCTCACATGTTGGTGGTTTTTGTGCACCGAAAGTTGTAACACAGTACAATacaatgttagtgaatggggttgtacaaaaccccattcacatgtggggaaaaaaaaatcagtgcagGTTTTAGGGTATACTGCATATTTGTGGCCATCACTCCAGCTCCAGTACCTCCACCCGTGGCACCTTCTGACGTGTCTCGGTGAGATAATAAATAgaagggaaaaccccttaaaatggTTTGGGCCACATATAATCCAAGCTCAGCACTTGTTTTGTGCCTCCATTATCTGTTTGGTTAGAGTTGTCCATAATGCCTTAGCTTTTCCTAATTTCCAGTTTCCGTACATTTCCAATGCATCTTTTTCTCTTCCATGGTGGACATCACAGGCAGCTCCTGCACAACTTGTTCTCCTGGATGGAAACTCATGAATTCCCATTGTTACTATTTTTCAACAAGTACTGAGACATGGGAAAAGAGCAGCGAGATATGTTCTGAGCATAATGCGATCCTCATTACAATAAAAGACAGTCTTGAAATGGTAAGTCCTGAAAACCAATCCCTTCTTACTTATACGACCACCTCTTCTGGTGACCTTGTGCCCCAAACATATTGTTGTCTTTCACAAAATTGTTTGCTTCCGTTGCATCTATAGTGAtgagatgttttttgtttttttttccatatataagGTAACCTTAGTCTAGGACCATGGAATAATGGACTATATCCTACCTATActataactatagggggtgcagaggttgccgAAACCCTGATGTCTGAGGGGGTCCAGTAGGGTCACATATATTTCTATACGCTTCTCAGATTGTATGGAGCGTAATACGATACAAGTATGAGCATGTTTAATTACTTTGGTATAGTGGTACATTTACCTCATGGGAACTGTACAGTTCCCGCAAAATGACATAAATGTACATCATAGTgatggcacaggagctgtgcctgcGCAACCACTTTTGGATGCCGGCTGTATTATATTTCTCTAATGGCTGGCATCGGAGACAACATTCGATCCTGGTTGTATAACCCTTTAGCCACAAGGTAATAGGCACCGCGGCAACCATAAGTGGTTAGACAAAAGGAGGTGGGCTTATTCTGTCAGCCCATCGAACACCCGTGATGCACATGCGGGGTGCCATTGGGTTGCTATGACCCCAGGGCTACCATCTTAGCACacgggcagggcctaatagaatgCCTGTCAGTATTACAATGacgggcataatacactgcaataaagaaATAAGGCCAGTGATTAAACGACAGCttcaaaaagttgaataaaatgtttaactacagtgaaggaataagtatttgatcccttgctgattttgtaagtttgcccactgtcaaagacatgaacagtctagaatttttaggctaggttaattttaccagtgagagatagattatatatatattaaaaaaaaataagaaaatcacattgtcaagattatatatatttatttgcatcgtgcacagagaaataagtatttgatccct from Rhinoderma darwinii isolate aRhiDar2 chromosome 3, aRhiDar2.hap1, whole genome shotgun sequence carries:
- the LOC142748288 gene encoding C-type lectin-like → MEKMKNFYERSLDESNTDMDLSSSNLNETFFSHTGGHTRKSHGWMALAIVVTLGIIFILLGILTGILFGHYSTLNNELSVLKYNVSDPVLKNDITGLWKSVSNIMGDLSKLKDKGSSCTTCSPGWKLMNSHCYYFSTSTETWEKSSEICSEHNAILITIKDSLEMSTLFSTIRTSRYWIGLKRNPEDINVWVWTDGSPLTYSAWNEGEPNNDRDSEHCAELMGGVQSWNDRPCHNKLNYICKGVWSC